CATTGTCGGCTCGCCGCCCCAGATATAATAAAAAGGATGATCGTGCCGGGTCTCGAACACAATTCTCTTTACAGTATCAAAATCGAGCTGGTCAAGACGTTCACCACGTTCGAGTTTCAACCGCAAATGTCCGTTCTCACCCCATTGGCCGCAGGAGCCGCACCTGAGATTACAGACTTCGTTTACCCGGAGAGAGATCTGCCCTACCGGAGTGTCTTTTTCAGGATCATGATTTTCGAAATATTTTCTGAACTGCTGTGGAAACATGTACCAGGAATCAAGATTCCTGAATAAACCGGGAATGATGTACTGCTTTACAAAGGGCCAGGGAAGAAGCGCTTTCCCTCTGAACTTTGCCATTTCCAGAACCTTTCTTGCGGGTGTTTAAAAGAAAAAAGATTCTAAATATACTTCATCACGGGCTTCTCTGGAAAGCAGAGAGGTATTTATTTGCCAGCAGAGGTCTCCTGCAATTCTTTGTAGCATGCTTCCCACTCTGCCATAAGCTTCTCGATTTCCGATTCGATCTGCTTTATTTCCATAGATGTATTATGCAGAAGCTCGTGATCGGATGCGTTTGCAGGATCGTTGAGAACACTGGTGAGTTCAGCGATTTTTGCTTCCTGAAGACTGATCTGGTTTTCAACTCTCTCTAATATGCGGCTGAGTTTTTTCCGGTTTTCACGCTCTCTGATACGTATCTCTTTTTCATCCGGACCTGCGATTTTTCTGCTTTCCGTTTTCCCCGTATCACCGGAAAAAAAGGACTCAACATAACTTCTGTAATCCTCCAGTGTGCCAGGAAAATCCCTGATCGTTCCCGGCCTGATTTCCACTATCCTGGTTGCAATTCTGGAGATAAAGTACTCATCATGAGAAACAAAAATGATAGTTCCACTGAACTCCGCCATCGCATCAGCCAGTTTTTCCACTGAATTGATGTCCAGATGGTTTGTTGGCTCATCAAGAAGCAACACATTACCCGGACTTGCCATAAGGGTGGCAAGGACAAGGCGTGCTTTTTCTCCTCCTGAAAGAACCTCTACTTTTTTCTCTACATCATCCCCACTGAACAGGAATGCACCAAGGATATTGCGCACGAAGGTTTTTTCGGTGGAGATGGAGTCTTTGATCATTGTATTGTAGAGTGTTTTCTCCGGATCGAGTTGTTCGAGCTGGTGCTGACCAAAAAAACGGATCTCAACATTATGTCCGAGCTCTACTTCTCCCCCTGTTGGTTTCACCATCCCTGCGATAGTTTTCAGCAATGTCGACTTGCCGGCCCCGTTTGGACCCACGATCGCTATCTTGTCGCCTCTGTTGACACTCAGGGAAACATCTTTTAAAACATTATTGTTTCCATAACCGGCGGATACACCAGTAAGCTTTACAGGAACGATACCTGACTGCTTTACTTCAGGAAAGGAGAAATGGATCTGCTTATTATTTGATTCAATCTCCGGCATCTCGGCCTTAAGCTTCTCAAGCATCTTCATCCTTGACTGAGCCTGAGTGGCTTTTGAGGCTTTAGCCTTGAATCTTTCCACAAATCTTTCTGTCTGGGCAATTTTTATCTGCAGGTTACGCCTTCTGTTCTGTGCTGTCTCCAGAGCCTCGGCGCGATAGCTTTGGTATTGATCATAATTACC
The sequence above is drawn from the Fibrobacter sp. genome and encodes:
- a CDS encoding ABC-F family ATP-binding cassette domain-containing protein, with protein sequence MITFENVSKQYGSKILLDQVNFSIHDNCRTGLIGVNGSGKTTLLRMLSAEEQPDSGTVQKPPSLSIGYLPQEVEVLDSKTPLEIVLEPFSHILDFEKQLESVSENLHKEDLKKSLQKMDLLFEAAEFHDIYSLTARARAILAGLGIPEQSWTQPVEYLSGGFRMRAVLGKLLLSAPEFLLLDEPTNHLDMDSLVWLEKYLERQKCGMLIVSHDRDFLNRITNYTAEISNKSVTVYKGNYDQYQSYRAEALETAQNRRRNLQIKIAQTERFVERFKAKASKATQAQSRMKMLEKLKAEMPEIESNNKQIHFSFPEVKQSGIVPVKLTGVSAGYGNNNVLKDVSLSVNRGDKIAIVGPNGAGKSTLLKTIAGMVKPTGGEVELGHNVEIRFFGQHQLEQLDPEKTLYNTMIKDSISTEKTFVRNILGAFLFSGDDVEKKVEVLSGGEKARLVLATLMASPGNVLLLDEPTNHLDINSVEKLADAMAEFSGTIIFVSHDEYFISRIATRIVEIRPGTIRDFPGTLEDYRSYVESFFSGDTGKTESRKIAGPDEKEIRIRERENRKKLSRILERVENQISLQEAKIAELTSVLNDPANASDHELLHNTSMEIKQIESEIEKLMAEWEACYKELQETSAGK